From Acinetobacter sp. ASP199, the proteins below share one genomic window:
- the filE gene encoding putative pilus assembly protein FilE, with amino-acid sequence MLITAQLGNVYAGTFHTIIGPDGRPMVVQKNNTQTRTVLESSPKKQILHPQTQVMTAPTKLQSSQVVTEQQVKQNDLIQNKKNLPHSESINKTRTSSPAIYTKDIPETLSSNSSQQNLDHSIEPIVVQQSALESEDIQPASAENLKKYFDEQGDILEIEGNQYVKNEVLEEKEFNLDGNKRFYTMPEGIIDTKNGATRLQTVQREKGVGQSVMHALFKKNRDTGQDTPLILASTYYRISAETASEGMGRTCFQDKKIKKAKDIALDTQVNLWPRAPLKDEFDFEVVKLKQPLQNIQIQSYASREKDPTFYWPFAVFLDEKGCILEGAGGFKNNDSASDYLKYENIEGMIQVPRDSHYLLLTPLASAIDVEERVLSNQGQLKLIGIR; translated from the coding sequence GTGTTGATAACAGCACAATTAGGGAATGTTTATGCCGGTACATTCCATACGATTATTGGTCCAGATGGCCGACCAATGGTAGTACAAAAAAATAATACTCAAACCAGAACGGTCTTAGAGTCAAGTCCAAAAAAACAGATTTTGCATCCTCAAACGCAGGTCATGACTGCACCCACTAAACTTCAAAGCAGTCAAGTCGTTACAGAGCAGCAAGTTAAACAGAATGATCTAATTCAGAATAAAAAGAATTTACCTCATTCAGAGAGTATCAATAAAACGCGTACTTCATCTCCTGCTATCTATACGAAAGATATTCCAGAGACTCTATCAAGCAATAGCTCACAACAGAATCTTGATCATTCGATTGAACCTATTGTCGTCCAGCAGTCTGCTCTGGAAAGTGAAGATATCCAGCCAGCATCGGCCGAAAATTTAAAAAAGTACTTTGATGAGCAAGGTGATATCTTGGAAATAGAAGGCAACCAATATGTCAAAAATGAAGTGCTTGAGGAAAAAGAGTTTAATCTGGATGGCAATAAACGCTTCTATACCATGCCGGAAGGTATAATTGATACTAAAAATGGAGCAACACGCCTGCAAACGGTTCAACGTGAAAAAGGTGTTGGACAATCGGTTATGCATGCTTTATTTAAGAAAAATAGGGATACTGGGCAGGATACTCCTCTCATTCTAGCGAGTACGTATTACCGTATTTCTGCAGAAACTGCTTCTGAGGGAATGGGGCGCACCTGTTTTCAGGATAAAAAAATTAAAAAAGCCAAGGATATTGCACTGGATACTCAGGTAAATCTCTGGCCTCGCGCACCTTTAAAGGATGAATTTGACTTTGAAGTAGTGAAATTAAAACAACCTTTACAAAATATTCAGATTCAATCTTATGCATCCCGTGAAAAAGATCCCACTTTTTATTGGCCATTTGCAGTGTTCTTGGATGAAAAAGGTTGTATTCTGGAAGGGGCCGGTGGATTTAAAAATAATGATTCAGCATCGGATTACCTGAAATACGAAAATATAGAAGGCATGATACAGGTACCACGTGATAGCCACTATTTATTATTAACGCCATTGGCCTCGGCAATTGATGTTGAGGAGCGGGTATTAAGTAATCAAGGACAATTAAAATTAATAGGTATCCGTTAA
- a CDS encoding outer membrane protein transport protein: protein MRQIRLSPLVSAILLTGCSGAAFAQLGTNLSVDLRSLSLGNAVTADPPGVNAVHFNPAGLTKIQGLQTEQQIIIANFDIGREFSVPAGYNVFGYSDDPLVCNDGPEVNSDLCTDFKDGPIRGDVEYVSLYVPILKKMVDLGEGMPVAAPTMGIAYNPPGSKATYATAVYAPLMAGFGAESGNPANYMGQQVALERITYLSPSVGYQVSDTLSIGGGVGMSYQAMGMKTDLRFPNELIGMLRMIDEVVCTPFKENSDIITDILLLGMCNAQEGMNPFGKFGQMQLGLEQSLSPSYNLGVLWEPTEDFSFGMVYQSSAKMRLKGKYHIDNARAPQEMIKGLMSSPTGQILAAILGFPNSVPASESGLVSMDLEFPAHFQAGIKYKLLPDLQVNFDVGWTDYKAWDKFRFEFDRQISALKIAKLLSANVTDTSLALPLEFTSPWSWGIGFEYSATDRLKLRAGYEPRSSAIPDNKRNTMVPINNAQLFGLGVGYKFDADTDLDLSIGFLRSKDSIPANSSSLSNQTGVNNLLLNPYAGLNVKTDTKITILGLNYRTRW from the coding sequence ATGAGACAAATTCGACTCAGCCCGTTAGTGAGTGCCATTCTTTTAACGGGTTGTTCAGGTGCAGCATTTGCACAATTAGGAACAAATTTATCGGTTGACCTGCGCTCGCTTTCACTAGGTAATGCAGTCACTGCAGATCCGCCAGGAGTTAATGCTGTTCATTTTAACCCGGCAGGTTTGACTAAAATTCAGGGCTTACAAACTGAGCAACAGATTATTATTGCTAATTTTGATATTGGACGTGAGTTCAGTGTCCCTGCTGGTTATAACGTTTTCGGTTATTCAGATGATCCTTTGGTTTGTAATGATGGACCAGAGGTCAATTCAGATCTATGTACTGATTTTAAAGATGGGCCGATCAGAGGTGACGTTGAATACGTTAGCTTATATGTACCTATTTTAAAAAAGATGGTAGATCTGGGGGAAGGGATGCCAGTGGCTGCACCCACGATGGGAATTGCCTATAATCCACCAGGCTCCAAAGCAACTTATGCGACAGCTGTATATGCACCTCTTATGGCGGGTTTTGGTGCTGAAAGTGGCAATCCTGCAAACTATATGGGGCAGCAGGTTGCACTTGAGCGGATTACCTATCTGTCACCTTCGGTAGGCTATCAGGTCAGTGATACGCTTTCGATTGGAGGTGGTGTCGGTATGTCATACCAAGCCATGGGTATGAAAACCGACCTACGTTTTCCGAATGAACTCATCGGCATGCTGAGAATGATCGATGAAGTGGTATGTACACCATTTAAAGAAAACTCGGACATTATCACCGATATTCTTTTACTCGGGATGTGTAATGCTCAAGAAGGAATGAATCCATTTGGCAAATTTGGTCAAATGCAACTTGGACTGGAACAATCCCTGAGCCCGAGTTATAACTTGGGTGTACTATGGGAACCTACTGAAGATTTCAGTTTTGGTATGGTCTACCAAAGTTCAGCAAAAATGCGCCTTAAGGGTAAATATCACATTGATAATGCCAGAGCGCCGCAGGAGATGATCAAGGGCTTGATGTCTTCTCCGACAGGGCAGATTCTTGCAGCTATTCTCGGATTCCCAAATTCTGTACCAGCGAGTGAATCTGGTTTGGTATCCATGGATCTGGAGTTTCCAGCACATTTTCAGGCGGGAATTAAATATAAATTATTGCCTGATTTGCAGGTTAATTTTGATGTTGGATGGACAGATTATAAAGCCTGGGACAAATTCCGTTTCGAATTTGATCGTCAAATTTCAGCATTGAAAATTGCCAAGCTTTTATCTGCAAATGTTACCGATACTTCATTAGCCTTACCCCTTGAGTTTACCTCACCATGGAGTTGGGGAATCGGTTTTGAATACTCAGCAACAGACCGTCTAAAGCTGCGTGCAGGTTATGAGCCGCGTTCGAGTGCTATTCCTGATAACAAGCGTAACACGATGGTGCCGATCAATAATGCCCAATTATTTGGCCTGGGCGTAGGTTACAAGTTTGATGCAGACACAGATCTCGATTTATCGATTGGTTTCTTACGGAGTAAGGATAGTATTCCAGCTAATAGCAGTAGTCTTTCAAACCAGACAGGTGTTAATAACTTATTATTAAATCCATACGCGGGTTTAAATGTTAAAACAGATACAAAAATTACAATTTTAGGACTTAATTATAGAACAAGATGGTAG
- a CDS encoding transporter: MKREWMNKTLLALSVQMVMGAAYAADEPALGEYEEVVEVEEAVAESVAETELGGYEQVTETEENTAESTQATTVEQQVVEPVKASSALQQREGDASQETNLEEVFTSNERQYSLIKQGEISSYYDIDYTYYRDTQLDLEMAQGQLYQLRVQENATHTLTNTFTAQYGLKDNLTLTASLPLVTKTDLLKDTSTAGLGDISLGARWEPFPLKAGRLPLILFGNLSTKTGDSPYEINAADDLSTGKGYYAVGVGASTRKYIDPVVLFASVSANYGFKVTDLNQRRGYRVIDEFEPGISGGFAFGFAYSFNYDVSMTMSYQQSFNTGSEFRYSSGESYSPADQTSSTFAISLGVRISPETIVNGTVGLGLTEDAPDVSLGLSFPLDILGFGKKIR; encoded by the coding sequence ATGAAACGTGAATGGATGAACAAAACTCTCTTGGCACTTAGTGTTCAAATGGTCATGGGGGCAGCATATGCTGCAGATGAGCCGGCATTAGGGGAATACGAGGAAGTCGTAGAAGTAGAAGAAGCTGTTGCTGAATCTGTAGCTGAAACTGAATTAGGTGGATATGAGCAAGTCACTGAGACAGAGGAAAATACTGCAGAATCAACACAAGCAACTACGGTAGAACAACAAGTCGTAGAACCGGTAAAAGCTTCATCTGCATTACAACAGCGTGAAGGGGATGCATCTCAAGAAACAAATCTTGAAGAGGTCTTTACTTCGAATGAGCGTCAATATTCACTTATTAAGCAAGGTGAAATTTCATCGTATTATGACATTGACTATACCTATTATCGAGATACTCAGTTAGATCTGGAAATGGCACAAGGCCAACTGTATCAGTTACGTGTTCAGGAAAATGCAACCCATACGCTGACTAACACATTCACTGCACAATACGGTCTAAAGGACAATTTAACCCTAACAGCGTCTTTACCGCTGGTAACCAAAACAGACTTATTGAAAGATACGTCTACAGCAGGTTTAGGTGATATAAGTCTTGGAGCACGTTGGGAACCATTTCCATTAAAAGCAGGACGTCTGCCACTCATTTTATTTGGTAATCTTTCCACTAAGACCGGTGATAGTCCATATGAAATTAATGCGGCTGATGATTTATCCACAGGTAAGGGCTATTACGCTGTAGGCGTGGGAGCAAGTACCCGTAAATATATTGATCCAGTCGTATTGTTTGCTTCTGTTTCTGCCAATTATGGATTTAAAGTAACTGACTTAAATCAGCGTCGGGGTTACCGTGTAATTGATGAATTTGAACCCGGAATCAGTGGTGGTTTTGCTTTTGGTTTTGCTTACTCGTTTAATTACGATGTCTCAATGACAATGTCCTATCAGCAAAGCTTTAATACTGGTTCAGAGTTCAGATATTCAAGTGGTGAAAGTTACTCGCCAGCAGATCAAACCAGTTCAACCTTTGCAATTTCCCTCGGGGTACGTATCTCTCCTGAAACAATTGTCAATGGTACTGTAGGGCTAGGATTAACGGAAGATGCACCTGATGTCTCGCTCGGTCTATCTTTCCCACTCGATATTTTAGGTTTTGGTAAGAAAATTCGCTAA
- a CDS encoding C39 family peptidase, with amino-acid sequence MLEIALGSALIYYAAKEAFDIKEQPAETVRYTETLDSRQDSFVRMHREPVRIKPALQDQFRGIVRQAYDYSCGSAALTTLLNGYVGTQLDEQQIMNGLMQFGETDKIIERRSFSLLDMKRFVAALGLESGGYRGEFEDLVKQGQPAIVPISYAGFKHFVVYKAYKDGRVYVADPALGNISFDEQRFKQVWENNTLYLINVPEQYRKNLLALQDSDMRHVEDATINRYALVDFQYPQFYMEKIADKASTIRLDTNMNPESESFGQPTYNFLRLYYKSK; translated from the coding sequence ATGTTAGAGATCGCGTTGGGCTCGGCATTGATCTACTACGCTGCCAAAGAAGCCTTTGATATCAAGGAACAGCCCGCTGAAACAGTTCGCTATACTGAAACCTTAGATTCCCGTCAGGATTCTTTTGTGCGTATGCATCGTGAGCCCGTGCGGATTAAACCAGCGCTACAGGATCAATTTCGAGGGATTGTCCGCCAAGCCTATGACTATAGCTGTGGTTCAGCAGCTCTCACGACCTTATTGAATGGTTATGTGGGTACGCAGCTGGATGAACAGCAAATCATGAATGGTCTAATGCAATTTGGTGAAACCGATAAGATTATTGAACGCCGTAGCTTTTCTCTTCTGGATATGAAACGTTTTGTAGCCGCTTTGGGCTTGGAAAGTGGAGGCTATAGAGGAGAATTTGAAGACTTGGTCAAACAAGGGCAGCCGGCTATTGTTCCTATTTCTTATGCAGGATTTAAACATTTTGTTGTCTATAAAGCATATAAAGATGGGCGTGTTTATGTCGCAGATCCAGCACTCGGTAATATTAGTTTTGATGAACAACGTTTTAAACAGGTCTGGGAAAATAATACGCTGTATTTAATCAATGTGCCTGAGCAATATCGTAAAAACCTCTTGGCACTCCAAGATTCAGATATGCGCCATGTTGAGGATGCCACGATTAACCGTTATGCATTGGTAGATTTTCAGTATCCACAGTTCTATATGGAAAAAATTGCAGATAAGGCATCTACAATTCGTCTGGATACCAATATGAATCCAGAATCTGAGTCCTTTGGACAGCCAACCTATAACTTCTTAAGACTTTATTATAAGAGCAAGTAA
- a CDS encoding DUF6160 family protein gives MKKFTKLALISSMAISANAMAMQAMDDSALSATTGQDGLSIGIGISKIEIEKLFIHDNDGLSTTATMESFGGIKLKSDQSGIEYTPGKLPTLQRGTVVEIDTNTASYDSASRAVNLGGKGESAAIVIYGNGIAGDANETHGLVIGANYDDNGAYLLASRNLADLTIDSDAGDGNPFINIGAKVSGLDIKIGKIGVQASAALNNSATSIRRGGTGKVNDILSGLSIKTGPMSANIQLGAAPQGAMIQLSAKMVGGLTIENLGILDNSTTGATVATGVTTSGPGEIFIGSIKVTDANSKDLTLNQSISVFGASGLPAENANKNGFIRIVSTSGAHDTYVQGIQLGSRAAASIGDMEVQGMQTYYSPSQGTYHPGAIITIAGH, from the coding sequence ATGAAAAAATTCACTAAATTAGCTTTAATTTCTTCAATGGCGATTAGCGCAAATGCGATGGCAATGCAAGCCATGGATGATTCAGCATTAAGCGCAACTACAGGTCAAGACGGTTTGAGTATCGGTATTGGTATCTCTAAAATTGAAATTGAAAAGTTGTTTATTCATGACAATGATGGTTTATCTACAACTGCTACGATGGAATCGTTTGGTGGTATAAAGTTAAAATCAGATCAAAGCGGTATTGAGTATACACCAGGTAAATTACCAACTCTTCAACGTGGTACAGTAGTTGAGATAGACACAAATACAGCTTCATATGATTCAGCCTCTCGAGCTGTTAATTTAGGTGGTAAAGGTGAATCTGCAGCAATTGTTATCTATGGTAATGGTATAGCTGGTGATGCAAACGAAACACATGGTCTTGTGATCGGTGCAAACTATGACGATAACGGTGCGTATTTGCTGGCTAGTCGTAACCTTGCAGATTTAACAATCGACTCTGATGCTGGTGATGGTAATCCATTCATTAATATTGGTGCAAAAGTTTCAGGTTTAGATATCAAAATTGGTAAAATTGGTGTTCAGGCTAGTGCAGCTTTAAATAATAGTGCTACCTCAATCCGTCGTGGTGGTACTGGCAAGGTTAATGATATCTTAAGTGGACTGTCTATCAAGACTGGTCCAATGTCAGCTAATATTCAATTAGGCGCCGCACCACAAGGCGCAATGATTCAATTGAGTGCTAAAATGGTTGGCGGCTTAACGATTGAAAACTTAGGTATTCTTGATAATTCAACGACTGGTGCAACAGTTGCTACAGGTGTAACCACATCAGGTCCAGGTGAAATTTTCATTGGAAGTATTAAGGTAACTGATGCTAATTCTAAAGATTTAACGTTGAATCAAAGTATCAGTGTATTCGGTGCATCAGGTTTACCAGCTGAAAATGCTAATAAAAATGGTTTCATTCGTATTGTAAGTACTAGTGGCGCGCATGATACTTATGTACAAGGTATTCAATTGGGTAGCCGAGCTGCAGCCTCTATTGGTGATATGGAAGTTCAGGGCATGCAAACTTACTATAGCCCATCCCAAGGTACTTACCATCCAGGTGCGATTATTACTATCGCTGGTCACTAA
- the pabB gene encoding aminodeoxychorismate synthase component I: MHNPTYQHLLIASNTLPHVILEALSPLDHVVYLHDSGTPFIACCAERYTVVQDDKVHTYQAVSFNQYEMIAPDLTVSFTSKSNFGATGFNGGFVGFISYDFAAQQQVHYGQRHQPALFMGQFSTYLKLGPEGWIFKSSHPEAEQIFQQIQALLDQFHNKSKFSLVSPCTARWNKSAYQEAFSQVQEYIKAGDCYQINLTQEFSAQAQGTVLATAEQFWQLTNAPYAGYLRVGEFELLSCSPELFIEFQSERRIITKPIKGTMPRYADPILDEQSKQTLKNSEKDQAENVMIVDLLRNDLSVYAETGSVKTPKLFNIESFNQVHHMVSEVQATLKKDVNPFDVLMSALPGGSITGAPKIRAMQIIEELEGAPRGAYCGSMGYFNNDGTGSWNILIRSIQKYQNEVSLWAGGGITISSNADAEYQECFDKVSAMLNLLNTWYKPE, translated from the coding sequence ATGCATAACCCAACTTATCAACATCTCCTGATTGCTTCAAACACCCTTCCACATGTCATCTTAGAAGCATTAAGCCCCCTGGATCATGTTGTATATTTGCATGATAGCGGTACACCATTTATTGCCTGCTGCGCTGAACGCTATACAGTTGTACAGGATGATAAAGTACACACTTATCAAGCTGTTTCTTTTAATCAGTATGAAATGATTGCTCCAGATTTAACTGTCAGTTTCACGTCTAAATCAAATTTCGGAGCTACCGGATTTAATGGCGGCTTTGTTGGATTCATTTCTTATGACTTCGCAGCTCAGCAGCAAGTTCATTATGGACAGCGCCATCAGCCAGCCCTTTTTATGGGACAATTCTCTACTTATTTAAAACTGGGTCCAGAAGGATGGATTTTTAAAAGTAGTCATCCTGAAGCAGAACAGATTTTTCAGCAGATTCAGGCTTTGCTTGATCAATTCCATAATAAGTCTAAATTTAGTTTAGTTTCTCCATGTACGGCCCGTTGGAATAAATCGGCTTATCAGGAGGCTTTCAGTCAAGTTCAGGAATATATTAAAGCGGGCGACTGTTATCAGATTAACCTGACTCAAGAATTTTCAGCACAAGCTCAAGGCACTGTATTAGCCACAGCAGAACAATTTTGGCAGCTAACCAATGCGCCTTATGCAGGTTATTTACGAGTGGGTGAGTTTGAACTGTTAAGTTGTTCACCAGAACTGTTTATTGAGTTTCAATCTGAGCGACGGATTATTACCAAACCAATCAAAGGCACGATGCCGCGTTATGCAGATCCAATATTGGATGAGCAGTCTAAACAGACCTTAAAGAATTCTGAAAAAGATCAAGCTGAAAACGTGATGATCGTAGACTTATTGCGTAATGATTTGAGTGTTTATGCGGAAACTGGCTCAGTTAAAACACCAAAGTTGTTCAATATTGAAAGTTTTAATCAAGTTCATCATATGGTCAGTGAAGTACAAGCTACGCTGAAAAAAGATGTAAATCCATTTGATGTTTTAATGTCTGCCCTGCCCGGTGGTTCAATTACTGGTGCACCAAAAATTCGGGCTATGCAAATTATTGAAGAACTGGAAGGTGCACCACGTGGTGCCTATTGTGGTTCAATGGGCTATTTCAATAATGACGGTACTGGATCGTGGAACATCTTAATTCGTTCAATACAGAAATACCAAAATGAGGTGTCACTATGGGCTGGTGGCGGGATCACGATTAGTTCAAATGCTGATGCCGAATACCAGGAATGTTTTGATAAAGTATCTGCGATGCTAAATTTATTGAATACCTGGTATAAACCTGAATAA
- the hisC gene encoding histidinol-phosphate transaminase, with protein sequence MNITTEQMRFWSPEVRELEPYVPGEQPKIQNLLKLNTNENPYPPSPKVVEAVQKVLANDADVLRLYPDPDASELKQAIAKQQKVAVETVFVGNGSDEVLAHIFKAFFIQELPLLYPDITYSFYPVYSQFFGVKTKVLPLNDDFEIVVDDYKQPNGGIIITNPNAPTSIALGLSAIEEILQANPDSVVVIDEAYVDFGAESAVSLVQKYDNLVVCQTTSKSRSLAGLRVGFAIAQPHLIAALEAVKNSFNSYPIDRFAIAAAVASFEDQEYFEAQNAKVIASREKLVAQLLDLGFKVLPSSANFIFASLSTKDAGELATELRERGIIVRYFNKPRINQFLRITIGTDEQNQRLVDTLKNEILV encoded by the coding sequence ATGAATATCACCACAGAACAAATGCGTTTTTGGAGTCCTGAAGTACGTGAGCTGGAACCTTATGTACCAGGTGAACAGCCAAAAATCCAAAATCTTTTAAAATTAAATACCAATGAAAACCCGTATCCGCCATCTCCAAAAGTGGTAGAAGCGGTACAAAAAGTACTTGCGAATGATGCAGATGTTTTACGTTTGTATCCTGATCCAGATGCATCTGAACTAAAACAGGCGATCGCTAAACAGCAAAAAGTTGCTGTTGAAACCGTGTTTGTTGGTAATGGTTCTGACGAGGTCTTAGCACATATTTTTAAAGCCTTCTTTATCCAAGAATTGCCGCTACTGTATCCAGATATTACTTATAGCTTCTACCCGGTTTATAGCCAGTTCTTTGGTGTCAAAACCAAAGTTTTGCCGTTAAATGATGATTTTGAAATCGTAGTTGATGACTATAAACAGCCGAATGGCGGAATTATCATTACCAATCCAAATGCACCAACGAGTATCGCATTGGGCTTGTCTGCAATCGAAGAGATTCTTCAAGCGAATCCTGATTCAGTAGTAGTAATTGATGAAGCCTATGTAGATTTTGGTGCTGAATCTGCAGTGAGTTTGGTGCAAAAGTATGACAACCTTGTAGTCTGTCAAACCACATCGAAGTCTCGTTCATTGGCTGGATTACGTGTTGGTTTTGCAATCGCTCAGCCGCATTTAATTGCAGCACTTGAAGCAGTAAAAAATAGCTTTAACTCTTATCCAATAGATCGTTTTGCAATTGCAGCCGCAGTAGCTTCATTTGAAGATCAGGAATACTTTGAAGCGCAAAATGCTAAAGTCATTGCCAGTCGAGAAAAGCTTGTAGCGCAGCTGTTGGATTTAGGATTTAAAGTATTGCCATCAAGTGCCAACTTTATTTTTGCTTCTTTATCTACCAAAGATGCAGGTGAGTTGGCAACTGAATTACGTGAACGTGGCATTATTGTGCGTTATTTTAATAAGCCTCGTATCAACCAGTTCTTACGTATTACCATTGGTACAGATGAGCAGAATCAACGTTTGGTTGATACCTTGAAAAATGAAATTCTAGTTTAA
- the hisD gene encoding histidinol dehydrogenase has protein sequence MDKLMRRLSTQDQNFKQVFADLLAFETVSDPELLKTVDQIIADVRQHGDAHVLKLTQQFDRHPAHQFSDLELTQEQLKAAFDGLTVEVREALELAANRVREFHQAQKQDGWTYVDALGNTLGQKVTPLDRVGIYVPGGLASYPSSVLMNAVPAHVAGVPEIIMVVPAPNGELNPLVLAAAYLAGVTRVFTIGGAQAVAALAYGTETIPSVDKITGPGNRFVAAAKRAVFGQVGIDMIAGPSEILVYAEGENNAEWLAMDLLSQAEHDTVAQAVFITPDEDLLNAVDTWIEKHLEALPKAEIARTSIENRGALVLVKDRAEGVELINQVAPEHLMLCLDEAQAMAEDIRHAGAIFMGRYTPEAIGDYCAGPNHVLPTSGTARFSSPLGVYDFQKRSSLIMCSEQGVKTLAKTADILAQQENLDAHARSARYRYQ, from the coding sequence GTGGATAAATTGATGCGACGTTTATCGACTCAAGATCAAAATTTCAAACAAGTTTTTGCAGATTTGTTGGCTTTTGAAACTGTGAGTGACCCAGAACTATTAAAAACTGTAGATCAAATCATTGCCGATGTTCGTCAACATGGTGATGCTCATGTTCTTAAACTTACACAACAGTTCGATCGACATCCAGCGCATCAATTTTCAGATCTGGAACTGACTCAAGAACAATTAAAAGCAGCTTTTGACGGTTTGACTGTTGAAGTGCGTGAAGCTTTGGAATTAGCCGCTAACCGCGTACGTGAATTTCACCAGGCACAAAAGCAAGATGGTTGGACCTATGTTGATGCTTTGGGCAATACCTTAGGTCAAAAAGTTACACCGCTTGATCGCGTAGGTATTTATGTGCCAGGTGGTTTGGCATCATATCCATCATCTGTGTTGATGAATGCGGTGCCTGCTCATGTAGCGGGAGTGCCTGAAATCATTATGGTAGTGCCTGCACCGAATGGTGAATTGAATCCATTGGTATTGGCCGCTGCCTATTTAGCAGGTGTGACACGTGTCTTCACCATTGGTGGTGCGCAAGCGGTGGCAGCCTTAGCTTATGGTACAGAAACCATTCCTTCAGTTGATAAAATCACGGGTCCGGGTAACCGTTTCGTCGCTGCGGCTAAACGTGCGGTATTCGGTCAAGTTGGTATCGACATGATTGCAGGTCCTTCTGAAATTTTAGTCTATGCTGAAGGTGAAAATAACGCAGAATGGCTGGCAATGGACTTATTGTCTCAGGCTGAACATGACACTGTGGCACAAGCGGTATTCATTACACCGGATGAAGATTTACTGAATGCAGTGGATACGTGGATTGAAAAGCATTTAGAAGCATTACCAAAAGCAGAGATTGCACGTACTTCAATTGAAAACCGTGGTGCATTGGTTTTAGTCAAAGACCGTGCTGAAGGTGTGGAGCTAATTAACCAAGTTGCACCAGAACATTTAATGTTGTGTCTAGACGAAGCTCAAGCAATGGCTGAAGATATTCGCCATGCTGGTGCGATCTTTATGGGGCGTTATACGCCTGAAGCGATTGGTGATTATTGTGCCGGTCCGAACCACGTACTACCAACCTCAGGTACAGCACGTTTCTCATCACCACTCGGTGTATATGATTTCCAAAAGCGTTCGAGCTTGATCATGTGCTCTGAACAGGGTGTGAAAACTTTAGCGAAAACGGCAGATATTCTTGCACAGCAAGAAAACTTGGATGCCCATGCACGCTCTGCACGTTACCGTTATCAGTAA
- the hisG gene encoding ATP phosphoribosyltransferase has protein sequence MSDMRNDDPNFDVMGNFDHGLTLALSKGRILKETLPLLETAGINLLEDPDKSRKLIFPTTHKQVRILILRASDVPTYVENGAADIGVAGKDVLMEHGAQNVYEPLDLKIANCKLMTAGKVGMERPKGRLKIATKYVNLTRQYYASLGEQVDVIKLYGSMELAPLVGLGDYIVDVVDTGNTLRANGLEPLEEICKVSSRLIVNKASFKRKQALLNPILSQLEQAVEERENAKQA, from the coding sequence ATGAGCGATATGAGAAACGATGATCCAAACTTTGACGTAATGGGCAATTTTGATCATGGTTTAACTTTAGCATTAAGTAAGGGCCGTATTTTAAAAGAAACTTTACCGTTACTTGAAACAGCAGGCATTAACCTGCTAGAAGATCCGGATAAGTCTCGTAAACTGATTTTCCCGACGACCCATAAACAAGTTCGTATTCTGATTTTACGTGCTTCTGATGTGCCGACCTATGTAGAAAATGGTGCTGCGGACATTGGTGTGGCAGGTAAAGATGTGCTCATGGAACATGGTGCACAGAATGTTTATGAACCACTGGATCTGAAAATTGCCAACTGTAAATTAATGACAGCAGGCAAGGTTGGCATGGAACGTCCGAAAGGCCGTCTCAAGATCGCGACCAAATATGTGAACCTGACTCGTCAGTATTACGCAAGCCTCGGTGAGCAGGTTGATGTAATCAAGCTTTATGGTTCTATGGAGCTAGCACCACTGGTTGGTCTGGGGGATTACATTGTCGATGTGGTTGATACCGGTAATACACTGCGTGCGAATGGTCTTGAGCCACTTGAAGAAATCTGCAAGGTATCTTCACGTTTAATCGTCAATAAAGCGAGTTTCAAACGTAAACAGGCTTTATTAAATCCGATTCTTTCTCAGCTTGAACAAGCTGTGGAAGAGCGTGAAAATGCAAAACAGGCTTAA